From the Hevea brasiliensis isolate MT/VB/25A 57/8 chromosome 15, ASM3005281v1, whole genome shotgun sequence genome, one window contains:
- the LOC110652916 gene encoding peroxidase A2-like gives MHPSPLMLVAIALYAILVGSSGPLAYAQLSPTFYDQSCPNVSSIIRGVIQEALQSDSRIGGSLIRLHFHDCFVNGCDASLLLDNTATIESEKQALANNNSARGFDVVDKMKARLESACPGIVSCADILTVAAQQSVDLAGGPTWTNLLGRRDSLTANRSQANISLPGPFETLEGLKSKFNAVGLNNDTDLVALSGAHTFGRAQCRTFSNRLYTFNNTNSPDPTLNATYLQTLQQICPQGGNGSVITNLDLTTPDTFDNNYFSNLLVAEGLLQSDQELFSTPGADTVAIVRNFSANQTAFFENFVKSMLRMGNLSLLTGTNGEIRLNCSKVNGNSSAGADTLLVSSM, from the exons ATGCATCCCTCTCCATTGATGTTGGtggcgatagctttatatgcaaTTTTAGTTGGATCATCAGGACCCCTGGCCTATGCTCAGCTATCTCCAACATTCTATGATCAAAGCTGCCCAAATGTCTCCTCCATTATTCGTGGAGTCATCCAAGAAGCCTTGCAATCTGATTCCAGGATTGGTGGCAGCCTCATCAGGCTTCACTTCCATGACTGCTTTGTCAAT GGTTGTGATGCATCACTTTTGTTGGACAATACAGCTACTATAGAGAGTGAGAAACAAGCTCTTGCAAATAACAACTCAGCCAGAGGTTTTGATGTTGTTGATAAAATGAAGGCTAGGCTGGAGAGTGCTTGTCCTGGCATTGTTTCTTGTGCTGATATTCTCACTGTTGCAGCTCAACAATCGGTCGATTTG GCTGGAGGACCAACATGGACCAATCTACTTGGAAGAAGAGATAGCTTAACAGCAAACAGAAGTCAAGCTAATATTAGCCTTCCAGGTCCTTTCGAAACCCTTGAGGGGCTTAAGTCCAAGTTCAATGCTGTCGGTCTCAACAACGACACCGATCTAGTTGCCCTATCtg GTGCTCACACATTTGGAAGAGCTCAATGTAGAACATTCAGCAATCGTTTATACACCTTCAATAACACCAATTCTCCAGACCCAACATTGAACGCAACATATCTGCAAACGCTTCAACAAATATGTCCACAAGGAGGAAATGGGAGTGTAATAACCAATCTTGATCTCACAACTCCTGATACCTTtgacaataattatttctccaaTCTTCTAGTTGCCGAAGGCCTTCTCCAAAGTGATCAGGAACTATTTTCAACTCCTGGGGCTGATACTGTTGCCATTGTTAGAAATTTTAGCGCTAATCAGACTGCTTTCTTTGAAAACTTTGTGAAGTCCATGCTCAGAATGGGAAATCTCAGCCTTTTAACAGGAACTAATGGAGAGATTAGATTGAATTGCAGCAAAGTTAATGGAAATTCATCAGCAGGAGCAGACACTCTTCTTGTTAGCTCcatgtga
- the LOC110652915 gene encoding peroxidase A2: protein MHLSPLMLVAIALYAILVGSLRPLAYAQLSPTFYDQSCPNVSNIIRGVIQESLQSDSRIGASLIRLHFHDCFVNGCDASILLDNTDTIESEKQAAANNNSARGFDVVDTMKARLESACPGIVSCADILTVAAQQSVDLAGGPTWTNLLGRRDSLTASRSQANLSIPGPFETLDQLKSKFTAVGLNNNTDLVALSGAHTFGRAQCRTFSPRLYNFNNTNSPDPTLNTTYLQTLQQICPQGGNGSVITNLDLTTPDTFDNEYFSNLLIGEGLLQSDQELFNTTGADTVAIVQNFSANQTAFFESFVTSMLRMGNLSVLTGTTGEIRLNCSKVNGNSSAGAETLLVSSM, encoded by the exons ATGCATCTCTCTCCATTGATGTTGGtggcgatagctttatatgcaaTTTTAGTTGGATCATTAAGACCCCTGGCCTACGCTCAGCTATCTCCAACATTTTATGATCAAAGCTGCCCAAACGTCTCCAACATTATTCGTGGAGTCATCCAAGAATCCTTGCAATCTGATTCCAGGATTGGTGCCAGCCTCATCAGGCTTCATTTCCACGACTGCTTTGTCAAT GGTTGCGATGCATCAATTTTGTTGGACAATACTGATACTATAGAGAGTGAGAAACAAGCTGCTGCAAATAACAACTCAGCTAGAGgttttgatgttgttgatacaatgAAGGCTAGATTGGAGAGTGCTTGTCCTGGCATTGTTTCTTGTGCTGATATTCTCACTGTTGCAGCTCAACAATCTGTTGATTTG GCAGGAGGGCCAACATGGACAAATCTACTTGGAAGAAGAGATAGCTTAACAGCAAGCAGAAGTCAAGCTAATCTTAGCATTCCAGGTCCTTTCGAGACCCTTGACCAGCTCAAGTCCAAGTTCACCGCCGTAGGCCTCAACAACAATACCGATCTAGTTGCCCTGTCtg GTGCTCACACGTTTGGAAGAGCTCAATGCAGAACATTTAGCCCCCGTTTGTACAACTTCAATAACACTAATTCTCCAGACCCAACATTGAACACAACGTATCTGCAAACGCTTCAACAAATATGTCCACAAGGAGGAAATGGGAGTGTAATAACTAATCTTGATCTAACAACTCCTGATACCTTTGATAATGAATATTTCTCCAATCTTCTAATTGGAGAAGGCCTTCTCCAGAGTGATCAAGAACTATTTAACACTACTGGGGCTGATACTGTTGCTATTGTTCAAAATTTTAGTGCTAATCAGACTGCTTTTTTTGAAAGCTTTGTGACGTCCATGCTCAGAATGGGAAATCTCAGCGTTTTAACAGGAACTACTGGAGAGATTAGATTGAATTGCAGCAAAGTTAATGGAAATTCATCAGCTGGAGCAGAAACTCTTCTTGTTAGCTCCATGTGA
- the LOC110671232 gene encoding peroxidase 15-like: MKRPSPSLTMVAVLVYAILVGGQLGYAQLTPTFYEQSCPNVSFIIREVIQEAMLTDPRIDASLIRLHFHDCFVNGCDGSILLDTTDTMEGEKEAAGNNNSARGFDVVDKMKASLESACPATVSCADILTIAAQESVSLAGGPTWTNLLGRRDSLTANRTQANISLPSPFASLDVLKDNFAAVGLDNISDLVALSGAHSFGQAQCRTFRDRIYNSPELPLNSTYNVTLSKICAQNGTADGSARTQLDSTTPNVFDNKYFSNLQLARGLLESDQVLFSTPGADTIEIVNNFSANQTAFFESFVEAMIRMGNISPLTGTDGEIRLNCSRKNGDLAGAGIRLVTSM, encoded by the exons ATGAAGCGTCCTTCTCCATCGTTGACGATGGTGGCAGTTTTAGTTTATGCCATTTTGGTTGGAGGGCAGTTGGGGTATGCTCAGCTCACTCCAACGTTTTATGAACAGAGCTGCCCAAATGTCTCCTTTATTATCCGTGAAGTCATTCAAGAGGCCATGCTAACTGATCCCAGGATCGATGCCAGCCTCATCAGGCTTCATTTCCATGACTGCTTTGTTAAT GGATGTGATGGATCAATTTTGTTGGACACCACTGATACTATGGAGGGTGAGAAAGAAGCTGCTGGTAATAACAACTCAGCCAGAGGTTTTGACGTTGTTGATAAAATGAAGGCTAGCTTGGAGAGTGCTTGCCCTGCCACTGTTTCTTGTGCTGATATTCTTACTATTGCAGCTCAAGAATCTGTTTCTTTG GCAGGGGGCCCAACATGGACTAATCTACTTGGAAGAAGAGATAGCTTAACAGCAAACAGAACTCAAGCTAACATTAGCCTTCCAAGTCCCTTTGCATCCCTTGATGTGCTCAAGGACAATTTCGCTGCCGTGGGGCTTGATAATATTTCCGATTTAGTTGCCCTGTCCG GTGCTCACTCATTTGGACAAGCTCAATGTCGAACTTTCAGGGATAGAATATATAACTCTCCTGAGCTACCATTGAACTCAACCTATAATGTAACACTTAGCAAAATTTGCGCGCAAAATGGAACTGCTGATGGTAGTGCGAGAACGCAGCTTGATTCTACAACACCTAATGTGTTTGATAATAAGTATTTCTCTAATCTTCAACTTGCCAGAGGTCTTCTGGAGAGTGACCAAGTTCTATTTTCAACCCCTGGAGCTGATACTATTGAAATTGTTAACAATTTTAGTGCTAATCAGACTGCATTTTTTGAAAGCTTTGTGGAGGCTATGATCAGAATGGGGAATATCAGCCCTTTAACAGGAACTGATGGGGAGATTAGATTGAATTGCAGCAGAAAAAATGGAGATTTAGCTGGTGCTGGCATTCGTCTTGTTACTTCTATGTGA